In the Alteromonas sp. M12 genome, one interval contains:
- a CDS encoding 6-carboxytetrahydropterin synthase: MQLFVNDLTVMDFSYLCAQRGMVGESWIVDVILDGELNEESMVLDFGKVKKELKFLIDEYVDHKLLVPAEHAFSQIKRDPNTDEVKVDFLRPNGKSIHLLCPAEAYAFVYASEVDIDSVGQYLKEVIATHLPSNVDGIELILRPEVIDTPFYHYTHGLKKHDGNCQRIAHGHRSKVVIYENDKLNLAWQAYWAERWQDIYIGSEEDIVDGQQSVLAGQVENTETHFFFTYESSQGEFSLAIPKSECEIVNTDSTVECLAQYMALDLKQQSPQSHFKVFAFEGVGKGAIAYA; this comes from the coding sequence ATGCAGCTTTTTGTCAACGACTTAACCGTAATGGATTTTTCCTATCTTTGTGCACAAAGAGGGATGGTTGGTGAAAGTTGGATTGTCGATGTGATTTTAGATGGTGAACTTAATGAAGAAAGCATGGTGCTAGACTTCGGAAAAGTTAAGAAAGAATTGAAATTTCTTATCGATGAATATGTCGATCACAAATTACTCGTACCAGCCGAACATGCTTTTAGCCAGATCAAACGCGATCCCAATACCGATGAAGTAAAAGTAGATTTTTTACGGCCCAATGGTAAGTCGATCCATCTGTTGTGTCCTGCAGAAGCTTATGCTTTTGTTTACGCTTCTGAGGTAGATATAGATTCTGTTGGCCAATATTTAAAAGAAGTGATTGCCACACATCTGCCAAGCAATGTTGATGGTATTGAGTTAATTTTGCGTCCTGAAGTAATAGACACACCGTTTTATCACTACACTCATGGCCTAAAAAAACACGATGGTAACTGTCAGCGTATTGCTCATGGGCACCGCTCAAAGGTTGTGATTTATGAAAATGATAAATTGAATCTAGCGTGGCAGGCATATTGGGCTGAACGATGGCAAGACATCTACATAGGGAGTGAAGAAGATATTGTTGACGGCCAACAAAGTGTTTTAGCTGGACAAGTAGAGAACACGGAAACACATTTTTTCTTCACCTATGAATCCTCGCAAGGTGAGTTTTCATTAGCTATTCCAAAATCTGAATGCGAAATTGTTAACACCGACTCTACGGTAGAATGTTTAGCCCAATACATGGCATTGGATCTGAAACAACAGAGTCCGCAAAGTCATTTTAAAGTATTCGCATTTGAAGGGGTTGGAAAAGGAGCCATCGCTTATGCTTAA
- a CDS encoding M23 family metallopeptidase, with protein sequence MLKTLFCCFLGLILSVHAFAIELQGELSQGALIRGKAPVGSQVWLDGKSLEVSEQGYFVFGFGRDAALEHELSWQAPEQPKQQQDIILKKREYDVQRIEGLPPKMVTPPEDVLARIRLDNQQVAKARALRDSRIDFMQSFIWPAEGPISGVYGSQRVLNGQPKRPHFGLDVAAPTGTPVYAPAAGVVTLWVPDMYYSGGTMIIDHGHGVSSTFLHLHAGHVKVGEQVEQGQLVAEIGATGRVTGAHLDWRMNWQNQRVDPALLVPARPSE encoded by the coding sequence ATGCTTAAAACGTTGTTTTGTTGTTTCTTGGGTTTGATATTGAGTGTTCATGCCTTTGCTATTGAATTGCAAGGGGAGCTTTCGCAAGGTGCACTGATACGAGGGAAAGCACCCGTAGGCAGTCAAGTTTGGTTGGATGGTAAAAGCTTAGAGGTTTCGGAACAAGGATATTTCGTTTTTGGTTTCGGGCGTGATGCCGCCCTTGAGCATGAACTAAGTTGGCAGGCGCCAGAACAACCTAAACAACAACAAGATATCATTTTAAAAAAGCGTGAATATGATGTTCAACGCATTGAAGGCTTACCTCCTAAAATGGTGACACCTCCGGAAGATGTGTTAGCCAGAATTCGCCTAGATAACCAACAGGTCGCAAAAGCCCGTGCGCTTCGAGACTCGCGCATCGATTTTATGCAATCGTTTATTTGGCCTGCTGAAGGACCAATTAGTGGCGTTTATGGCAGTCAACGGGTGTTAAACGGACAACCCAAAAGACCGCACTTTGGACTCGATGTAGCAGCACCTACGGGCACTCCTGTTTATGCTCCGGCTGCAGGCGTGGTGACACTCTGGGTACCTGATATGTATTATTCGGGTGGTACTATGATTATTGACCATGGTCATGGTGTTTCTTCTACTTTTTTACATTTGCATGCAGGTCATGTGAAAGTGGGGGAGCAGGTTGAACAAGGGCAGTTGGTTGCTGAAATTGGTGCCACTGGCCGAGTTACTGGAGCACATTTGGATTGGCGAATGAATTGGCAAAATCAACGAGTAGACCCAGCGTTACTCGTCCCTGCAAGACCTTCTGAATAA
- a CDS encoding PDZ domain-containing protein yields the protein MQTFEQVHYSVTVDSIAGHTFKIIQTINFADQVDIKIKLPAWIPGSYMIRDFAKNIVSLKAYDDNQNSLDIEKLDKQTWKVKAGSGKIHIESIVYAFDLSVRSAYICDEYAFFNGTSVFFEVEGYSGPCSVEINLPATKLDTWSVATAMLETQSNKLTKKFSADNYQTLIDHPVIIGELDITYFKVQEVEFEFVLTGSHQVDTDRICRDLPKICEHHLALFNENTPINRYVFITLLCQSGFGGLEHSHSTVLQFARNQLPSKAQQHKMPDGYRTFLSLCSHELFHTWHVKRTKPAEFIDLDLSKETYSEQLWIYEGFTSYIDDLSLLRCELIDVPSYFEVIGQTLTRLKRNPGYLKQTVTESSYDAWTRFYQQDASAANNIVSYYAKGAEIALCLDLLIRKESANRFTIFDLLKRLWQQFGYVNIGTQNDSIQTILKQNLNINLDEFLETALYTTTPLPTEQLLADFGVDMHYRARKDANDKGGKPADETLSIDFGASFEAAATGISILQVLEGSPAYLAGLQIKDNLIAIEQWQVNKDSVFTTLENYSEQPTVKLFVFRDGKLKTFDMPIKNAAKDTIYLTTSNLQKQALWLNAQ from the coding sequence TTGCAAACATTTGAACAAGTACATTATTCCGTAACTGTTGACTCCATTGCTGGACACACATTCAAAATTATTCAAACCATCAACTTTGCTGATCAAGTTGATATCAAGATAAAGTTACCGGCATGGATCCCTGGAAGTTACATGATCCGAGATTTTGCTAAAAATATAGTATCTCTCAAAGCGTACGACGATAATCAAAACAGTTTAGATATTGAAAAATTAGATAAACAAACTTGGAAAGTAAAAGCTGGCAGTGGCAAGATTCATATCGAGAGTATTGTCTATGCCTTTGATTTGTCAGTAAGAAGCGCCTATATATGCGATGAATATGCTTTTTTTAACGGCACCAGCGTTTTCTTTGAAGTGGAGGGCTACTCTGGCCCTTGCAGCGTTGAGATCAACCTTCCTGCAACAAAGTTGGATACCTGGTCTGTTGCAACAGCAATGTTGGAAACCCAATCAAACAAATTAACCAAGAAATTTAGTGCCGATAATTATCAAACTCTGATTGATCATCCAGTGATAATAGGTGAACTGGATATTACTTATTTCAAGGTGCAGGAGGTTGAATTTGAATTTGTTTTGACCGGCTCTCATCAAGTTGATACCGATAGAATTTGTCGCGACTTGCCAAAAATATGTGAGCATCATTTGGCGCTGTTTAACGAAAACACGCCAATTAATCGTTATGTATTCATAACTTTACTCTGTCAATCTGGGTTTGGTGGTTTAGAGCATAGTCATTCGACTGTTTTACAATTCGCTCGCAATCAGCTTCCAAGCAAAGCACAACAACATAAAATGCCTGACGGTTATCGCACATTTTTAAGCTTATGTAGTCACGAGTTATTCCATACTTGGCACGTTAAACGAACCAAGCCTGCGGAATTTATCGATTTAGATTTAAGTAAAGAAACCTATTCTGAACAACTATGGATTTACGAAGGTTTTACCAGCTACATTGATGATCTCAGCTTGTTGCGCTGTGAATTAATCGATGTGCCTAGCTACTTTGAAGTTATTGGACAAACATTAACCCGACTCAAACGTAATCCTGGTTATCTAAAACAAACGGTTACAGAGTCGAGTTATGACGCTTGGACTCGCTTTTATCAACAAGATGCTAGTGCCGCAAATAATATTGTGAGTTATTACGCTAAAGGTGCAGAAATAGCACTATGCCTAGATTTGTTAATACGCAAAGAGTCAGCCAATCGTTTTACAATTTTCGACCTGTTAAAACGACTTTGGCAGCAATTTGGTTACGTCAATATTGGTACCCAAAACGACTCTATTCAAACGATTTTAAAGCAAAATTTAAACATCAATCTAGATGAATTTTTGGAAACGGCTTTATATACCACAACACCTCTCCCTACTGAGCAATTGTTGGCAGATTTCGGTGTTGATATGCACTACAGAGCAAGAAAAGATGCAAATGATAAAGGCGGAAAACCTGCAGATGAAACCCTCTCTATTGATTTTGGCGCAAGCTTCGAAGCTGCAGCAACGGGCATCTCTATTTTACAAGTTTTAGAAGGTTCACCTGCGTATTTAGCCGGTTTACAGATCAAAGATAACCTAATTGCCATTGAACAATGGCAAGTGAATAAAGATTCTGTATTTACCACGTTAGAAAATTATAGCGAGCAACCAACAGTGAAATTATTTGTGTTCCGTGACGGCAAACTTAAAACGTTTGACATGCCGATTAAAAATGCAGCCAAAGATACAATTTACTTAACGACTTCAAATCTACAAAAACAGGCTTTATGGTTAAACGCTCAGTAA
- a CDS encoding PilZ domain-containing protein, with product MAILKDKVGLTREDLRKLRAMRPGLSLDLQVMAASGVKRIKTEFVGLDGSRCLIIKFPDEARWGNLRDVIYPDSVLVVRYIHEEDAGEVVAFKVKINVILNKPGNYIFTSFPLSLQCHALRSEQRAQAHVFVTVVETESDVMLFDGLIVDLSSSGCRVSVDRQLVKQKLALKTHITLAIKNPDGKISELTGIVMNQKVDETRFYLGVKFEASEKIVEGLLHQLMIA from the coding sequence GTGGCAATATTAAAGGACAAAGTAGGCTTAACGCGGGAGGATTTGCGTAAATTGCGTGCTATGCGACCCGGACTTTCTTTGGATCTTCAAGTTATGGCTGCTTCTGGGGTTAAAAGAATCAAGACTGAATTTGTTGGTTTAGATGGCAGCCGCTGTTTAATTATTAAATTTCCTGATGAAGCTCGTTGGGGCAATTTACGGGATGTCATATATCCTGATAGTGTTTTAGTCGTGCGTTACATTCACGAAGAAGATGCCGGCGAAGTAGTCGCATTTAAAGTCAAGATTAATGTCATACTGAATAAACCAGGTAACTATATATTTACTTCGTTTCCGCTTTCACTTCAGTGTCATGCACTGAGAAGTGAGCAACGAGCCCAAGCCCACGTATTTGTGACTGTGGTAGAAACTGAATCTGATGTGATGTTATTTGATGGTCTAATAGTGGATTTGTCTTCAAGTGGCTGTCGCGTCTCAGTAGACCGTCAACTGGTGAAACAAAAATTGGCGCTAAAAACACACATCACCTTAGCGATTAAAAATCCAGACGGAAAAATATCCGAATTAACTGGTATAGTTATGAATCAAAAAGTCGATGAAACCCGTTTTTACTTAGGTGTTAAATTCGAGGCTTCAGAAAAAATTGTCGAAGGTTTGTTGCATCAACTGATGATAGCTTGA
- a CDS encoding Mpo1-like protein, translating into MRRVETLLNEYGESHQNKTNVLIHGIAVPAIYFVTFALIWSIPTPEFLNHFDITWAHVISIPVLWYYFKLSGPIGAAMTLFTILCFGGIRLLAYLDISVWQFSLALFVVMWILQFVGHKIEGKKPSFLKDIQFLLVGPAWWWVHWLKRFNIQY; encoded by the coding sequence ATGCGAAGAGTCGAAACGTTATTAAATGAATATGGCGAAAGTCATCAAAATAAAACTAATGTTTTAATCCACGGAATTGCCGTTCCGGCAATTTATTTTGTGACATTTGCATTAATTTGGTCTATTCCCACCCCTGAATTTTTAAATCATTTCGATATCACATGGGCCCATGTGATTTCTATTCCTGTGCTTTGGTATTACTTTAAATTGTCTGGCCCAATTGGGGCTGCAATGACGTTGTTCACTATTTTATGTTTTGGCGGAATCCGGCTGTTAGCTTATTTGGATATTTCCGTATGGCAATTTAGCTTAGCGCTTTTTGTGGTGATGTGGATTTTGCAATTTGTAGGTCATAAAATCGAAGGAAAAAAACCATCCTTTCTTAAAGATATTCAGTTTTTATTAGTCGGTCCTGCTTGGTGGTGGGTACATTGGTTAAAACGTTTTAATATTCAATATTAA
- a CDS encoding histidine kinase, protein MINWQKLFENRERLFWTLHTGGWAGFAIVYYIGSFLHDVRGIWIFVIALNAMAGWLLTIPLRYIYRWAHQQTAWKMLLTVAVSAYFIALFWAVLKNINYWEIYKHGYRPEAWFMYFTNTINSLIMVVCWSGLYFGIKNFQMLQKEKQNALKASTMAHQAHLKMLRYQLNPHFLFNTLNAISTLILIKDNKTAEAMVSRLSDFLRYSLDKDPIKKISLKHEIQALELYLEIEKVRFDDRLDVEWDIAEDCNQALVPSLILQPIIENAIKYAISKMEKGGKIKVVAKSFGRDLMLEVSDNGPGANIENGQLNRSNGVGLPNIQERLNSLYSNNFSYVVSHNQPTGIKVSIRIPFEVNEHDNQN, encoded by the coding sequence TTGATCAATTGGCAAAAACTGTTCGAAAATCGTGAGAGGCTATTCTGGACCCTGCATACCGGAGGGTGGGCTGGTTTCGCGATTGTTTATTATATTGGTTCATTCTTACATGATGTACGCGGAATATGGATTTTTGTCATTGCACTAAATGCAATGGCAGGGTGGTTGTTAACCATACCTTTGCGCTACATATACCGTTGGGCTCATCAACAAACTGCATGGAAAATGCTACTTACTGTAGCCGTCAGTGCTTATTTTATTGCCTTATTCTGGGCCGTTCTGAAAAATATTAATTATTGGGAAATTTATAAACACGGTTATCGACCTGAAGCTTGGTTTATGTATTTCACTAACACCATTAATTCATTGATCATGGTGGTATGTTGGAGTGGATTGTATTTTGGGATTAAGAACTTCCAAATGCTGCAAAAAGAAAAGCAAAATGCACTCAAAGCGTCAACAATGGCCCACCAAGCACATTTGAAAATGCTCAGGTATCAATTGAATCCGCATTTTTTGTTTAATACTTTAAATGCGATCAGCACGTTAATTTTAATTAAAGACAATAAAACTGCTGAGGCAATGGTCAGCCGGTTAAGTGACTTTTTGCGTTATTCGCTAGATAAAGATCCGATTAAAAAGATTTCACTTAAGCATGAAATACAAGCCTTAGAGCTATATTTAGAGATAGAAAAAGTACGTTTTGATGATCGCTTAGACGTTGAATGGGATATCGCTGAAGATTGTAACCAAGCCTTGGTTCCCAGTTTAATTTTGCAACCAATCATCGAGAATGCGATTAAATATGCTATTTCTAAAATGGAAAAGGGCGGTAAAATAAAAGTTGTCGCTAAATCGTTTGGCCGCGATTTGATGCTCGAAGTAAGTGACAATGGCCCAGGTGCTAATATTGAAAATGGTCAATTAAATCGTAGCAATGGTGTTGGATTACCGAATATCCAAGAACGACTCAACTCATTGTATTCAAATAACTTTTCTTATGTCGTATCTCACAATCAGCCTACGGGTATAAAAGTGAGCATTCGAATTCCTTTTGAGGTGAATGAACATGACAACCAAAATTAA
- a CDS encoding LytTR family DNA-binding domain-containing protein produces MTTKIKALIVDDEPLARKGLAVRLQEFDNIEVLGECQNGLEAVSVIPQLRPDLVFLDIQMPGLNGFQVINKLRELQQPVPIIVFVTAYDSYAIKAFDIHALDYVLKPIDEKRLRVAIEKVSAVFGQNSEGEQKVKLAKLVAEFTGDDCEDILQRLASGETIDNKRYPSILAIKDGSEVTRVAVDDIQWIDAAGDYMCVHASDGTHIMRRTMKELEEELDPRKFVRAHRSAIVNIQYVTKMVSHVSGEYHLVLSNDTELKVSRSHRDKVKEMIRV; encoded by the coding sequence ATGACAACCAAAATTAAAGCGTTGATTGTAGATGACGAGCCATTAGCAAGAAAAGGCTTGGCAGTTAGGTTGCAAGAATTTGATAATATTGAAGTATTAGGGGAGTGCCAAAACGGCCTCGAAGCTGTTTCAGTGATACCTCAACTTCGTCCCGATTTGGTATTTTTGGATATCCAAATGCCAGGCTTAAACGGTTTTCAAGTGATCAATAAACTCAGAGAATTGCAGCAACCGGTTCCTATTATTGTGTTTGTTACCGCCTATGATAGTTACGCCATAAAAGCCTTTGATATTCATGCTTTAGATTATGTTTTAAAGCCTATCGATGAAAAACGCTTGCGGGTAGCAATCGAAAAAGTATCTGCGGTATTTGGACAAAATAGTGAAGGTGAACAAAAAGTTAAGTTAGCTAAACTCGTCGCTGAATTTACCGGAGACGATTGTGAAGATATTTTACAACGTCTGGCATCAGGCGAAACTATTGATAACAAGCGTTATCCTTCTATTTTAGCCATAAAAGACGGTTCCGAAGTGACGCGAGTTGCCGTTGACGATATTCAATGGATTGATGCAGCAGGGGACTATATGTGTGTCCATGCTTCTGATGGTACTCACATAATGCGCCGCACTATGAAGGAACTAGAGGAAGAATTGGATCCCAGAAAGTTTGTCAGGGCCCATCGTTCAGCAATCGTCAATATTCAATATGTCACTAAAATGGTCAGTCATGTTAGTGGTGAGTATCATCTCGTACTGAGTAATGACACTGAATTAAAAGTGAGTCGCAGTCATAGAGATAAAGTGAAGGAAATGATCAGGGTTTAA
- a CDS encoding efflux RND transporter permease subunit: protein MDITRSALKNASGVAILVGIIAFLGLYSLFKLPIQLFPDIERPTISIQTFWRAASPQEIESEILEPQEEVLQGIPGLQNMRAWANQGNAWINLEFGLETDMQRTLIEVISRMNRIPPLPRDALSPNIMMGGGGGGTPALTYFFLQKLPGNEREISQYVTYFEDVIRPSLESINGVARVRMESGVGGNEEFQIVFDPYLAAELGVDITNISRILGSSNDVSGGFVDVGRRKYTIRFRGKYSPLEMGDMILEWRDGSPIKLSDIAEIKIQRAQASNFSVQNGNPAISIRIDRENEANVLATLEAVKLKVDELNQTVLIDEKLTMAQSFDASVFIYRAVNLVTSNLVIGILLSIAILWWFMGQVRGTLIVALAIPISLLSTFVVLHLTGRSLNVISLAGLAFAVGMVLDAAIVVLENIVRHKQKNEHAVKTAQRATKEVFGALLASTATTVAIFIPVIFLQDVEGQLFADLALTIAIAVIISFVVAVTVLPVAASRWLQVDLPPDRLTNVWAKITDKIMMLNATAKKRYITICLLMVVPITFTLVLMPKLDYLPPVKRDAIDSFFNFPAGASDNFIQQEVMSIVVERLKPYMAGEKEPALKNYYIITWPNGGTLGIRAKDQNNVRALESLVRDEILKDLPDTEPFTMQGNLFGGFGNGRSIDMRLQATNHEGLTAAAQHGLDLLREAFPDANVRANPSLEQAEPELQLYPNDHRMMEVGMDLTRVASLVRSMGDGMYVGEYFDGIKRMNIIFKSQDWGNPEQLAVTPIITPSGEMVQLGELVNVVRSVGPSQIQRVDRRRTLTLSVNPPEGMSLEEAMAKIKQDVEPQLMAMMPSDGAINYGGSADSLNKAIATMSQNFLFAMALLFVLMAGLFKSLIDSLMVILSIPLATVGGVIAVRLLNMISFQPMDLLTMIGFIILLGLVVNNAILLVHQTRNGERQGLARQQAVHQALLMRLRPIFMSTLTSIFGMLPLLLLPGAGSVIYRGLAAVIVGGMCVSTIFTLLLLPTLLCLRQGSQRLLINPKMADEQPIVSH from the coding sequence ATGGACATAACCAGATCTGCGTTAAAAAACGCCTCAGGTGTCGCTATTTTAGTGGGTATTATCGCGTTCCTGGGACTTTATAGTCTATTTAAGTTACCGATTCAGTTATTCCCCGATATAGAACGGCCGACTATTTCCATCCAAACATTTTGGCGAGCAGCCTCTCCTCAAGAAATTGAGTCTGAGATACTAGAACCCCAAGAAGAGGTGTTGCAAGGTATTCCAGGATTACAAAATATGCGTGCATGGGCTAACCAGGGTAATGCTTGGATCAACTTGGAATTTGGTTTAGAAACTGACATGCAGCGTACTTTGATAGAAGTGATTAGCCGTATGAATCGCATTCCACCTTTACCTAGGGATGCACTGTCTCCAAATATAATGATGGGTGGCGGCGGTGGTGGGACTCCCGCACTTACTTATTTCTTCTTACAAAAACTTCCTGGAAATGAGCGTGAAATTTCACAATATGTAACTTATTTTGAAGATGTTATTCGACCTTCTCTTGAGTCCATTAATGGCGTGGCTAGAGTTCGCATGGAAAGTGGGGTAGGTGGCAATGAAGAGTTCCAGATTGTATTTGATCCCTATTTAGCCGCCGAGTTAGGTGTGGATATTACCAATATTTCCAGAATTTTAGGATCGTCCAATGATGTTTCTGGTGGTTTTGTTGATGTTGGCAGACGTAAATATACCATTCGATTTAGAGGTAAATATTCACCATTAGAAATGGGCGATATGATTTTAGAGTGGCGGGATGGCAGTCCTATTAAGCTAAGCGATATTGCCGAAATAAAAATTCAACGAGCGCAAGCTTCAAATTTCAGTGTGCAAAATGGTAACCCTGCTATTTCAATTCGCATAGACAGGGAAAATGAAGCGAATGTCTTAGCCACTTTAGAAGCTGTGAAATTAAAAGTAGACGAACTGAATCAAACGGTTTTGATTGATGAAAAACTAACAATGGCACAATCATTTGATGCTTCTGTTTTTATCTACCGCGCAGTGAACTTAGTCACCAGTAACTTAGTTATTGGGATTTTGCTATCGATAGCTATTTTATGGTGGTTTATGGGACAAGTTCGCGGAACACTGATAGTTGCGTTAGCCATTCCTATATCACTACTCAGTACTTTTGTCGTTTTGCACTTAACTGGACGTTCGCTAAATGTTATTTCATTGGCAGGATTAGCATTTGCCGTTGGAATGGTGTTGGATGCAGCCATAGTGGTGTTAGAAAATATTGTTAGACACAAACAGAAAAATGAACACGCTGTAAAAACCGCTCAAAGAGCAACCAAAGAGGTCTTTGGCGCGCTGTTAGCATCTACCGCTACTACGGTCGCAATTTTTATTCCCGTTATTTTTTTGCAAGATGTAGAAGGCCAGTTGTTTGCCGACTTGGCGCTTACCATTGCCATTGCCGTGATAATTTCTTTTGTGGTTGCAGTTACTGTACTGCCTGTTGCTGCGAGCCGCTGGCTGCAGGTTGATTTACCACCAGATAGATTAACGAATGTGTGGGCTAAAATAACTGACAAAATCATGATGCTAAATGCAACGGCTAAGAAGCGCTATATAACCATTTGCTTACTAATGGTTGTACCAATCACGTTTACTTTAGTGTTGATGCCAAAATTAGATTATTTACCCCCAGTTAAGCGTGATGCCATTGATTCATTTTTTAACTTTCCGGCAGGGGCAAGTGACAATTTTATTCAACAAGAAGTGATGTCAATTGTGGTTGAGCGACTCAAACCTTATATGGCTGGTGAGAAAGAGCCCGCACTTAAAAATTACTACATTATTACCTGGCCGAATGGCGGAACATTGGGAATTCGAGCAAAAGACCAAAACAATGTCAGAGCGTTAGAGAGTTTAGTTAGAGACGAAATTTTGAAAGATCTGCCGGATACTGAGCCTTTTACAATGCAAGGCAACTTGTTCGGTGGTTTTGGTAATGGTAGAAGTATTGATATGCGCTTACAAGCAACTAACCATGAAGGGCTTACCGCTGCCGCTCAACATGGATTAGATCTACTTCGAGAAGCATTTCCTGATGCGAATGTACGAGCTAACCCAAGTCTTGAGCAAGCAGAGCCTGAGCTCCAGCTTTACCCTAACGATCACAGAATGATGGAAGTGGGAATGGATCTAACACGCGTTGCCAGCCTTGTGAGATCTATGGGGGATGGTATGTATGTAGGGGAGTATTTTGATGGTATCAAACGGATGAATATCATATTTAAATCCCAAGATTGGGGCAACCCTGAACAATTAGCCGTTACCCCAATCATCACGCCTAGCGGAGAGATGGTGCAGTTAGGAGAATTGGTCAATGTAGTGAGATCGGTTGGTCCAAGCCAAATTCAACGTGTTGATAGGCGTCGTACCCTAACGTTATCGGTTAATCCTCCTGAAGGTATGTCGCTCGAAGAAGCTATGGCAAAAATTAAACAGGATGTAGAACCTCAATTGATGGCAATGATGCCCTCTGACGGCGCGATTAATTATGGCGGAAGTGCGGATAGTTTAAATAAAGCAATCGCAACGATGAGTCAGAATTTTCTATTTGCAATGGCGCTACTCTTTGTATTGATGGCTGGACTATTTAAGTCGCTCATCGATAGCTTAATGGTGATTTTGAGTATTCCCTTGGCAACTGTGGGTGGCGTGATAGCGGTTCGATTGCTCAACATGATTAGCTTCCAACCTATGGATTTGCTCACTATGATTGGTTTTATTATTTTGCTTGGTCTGGTGGTGAATAATGCCATTTTGTTAGTTCATCAAACCCGTAATGGTGAGCGCCAAGGCCTAGCTAGACAACAAGCTGTGCATCAGGCTTTGTTAATGCGTTTACGACCCATTTTCATGAGTACATTAACCAGTATTTTTGGCATGTTGCCCCTTTTGTTACTGCCTGGTGCTGGCAGTGTCATATACAGAGGCCTTGCTGCCGTTATCGTAGGGGGCATGTGTGTTAGTACAATATTTACATTATTACTATTACCAACATTGTTGTGTTTAAGGCAGGGCAGCCAAAGGCTTTTAATCAATCCTAAAATGGCTGATGAACAGCCGATAGTCAGTCATTAA
- a CDS encoding efflux RND transporter periplasmic adaptor subunit, with protein sequence MIIKNNKALLLSLLLTFSGHTLAQQDSDTLVEVDEVYSEMISQQIWVPGTVVSRSDSNIATEVPGRITWMAEVGDLVEVGEVLAKVDDHMLKLNLEQNQANVAKWESRVDLLSRKQQRFSSMAQQANTSKDQLDEIVSELEVARQELNQAKVDQKLTQYRITQSQIKAPFKAMVVERIQSPGEYISTGQTVLRVVDTGNIEASIKAPLSAVPFIQQGLAVKVVVGEFEKSHQIRAIVPVGNARSRMMEIRVQLTPDEYAIGGAVRVALPHSEFHQALTVPRDALVLRKSGAFVYQIAGDNEVKQVAVTVGIGVGERVEVFGDLNHISPVVVRGAERLKDGQKVRFSEQLEELATL encoded by the coding sequence ATGATAATAAAAAATAATAAAGCGCTTTTGCTCTCGCTACTACTCACTTTTAGCGGTCACACATTGGCACAGCAAGATTCAGATACCTTAGTGGAAGTTGATGAGGTTTATAGTGAAATGATCTCACAACAAATTTGGGTACCGGGGACTGTGGTCAGTCGCAGTGACTCAAATATTGCTACGGAAGTACCTGGACGAATTACCTGGATGGCCGAAGTGGGTGATTTAGTTGAGGTCGGAGAGGTGTTAGCGAAAGTAGATGATCATATGCTGAAACTCAATTTAGAGCAAAATCAAGCAAACGTTGCTAAGTGGGAGTCGCGAGTCGATCTTTTGAGTCGTAAACAACAACGGTTCAGTAGTATGGCGCAACAGGCGAATACATCCAAAGATCAACTTGATGAAATCGTGTCTGAACTAGAAGTTGCAAGACAGGAGTTAAATCAAGCTAAGGTCGATCAAAAATTAACCCAATATCGGATTACACAAAGTCAAATCAAAGCCCCCTTCAAAGCAATGGTAGTGGAACGAATCCAAAGCCCAGGTGAATATATCTCAACTGGGCAAACAGTACTTAGAGTGGTCGACACAGGCAATATTGAAGCTTCTATTAAAGCACCGCTTTCAGCTGTTCCTTTTATCCAACAAGGTTTAGCGGTGAAGGTTGTTGTCGGAGAGTTTGAAAAATCACATCAAATTCGGGCCATTGTACCTGTTGGAAATGCCCGTTCGCGGATGATGGAAATTCGAGTTCAACTTACCCCTGATGAATATGCAATTGGTGGTGCGGTGCGTGTTGCATTGCCTCATAGTGAGTTTCATCAAGCATTGACTGTTCCAAGAGATGCGTTAGTTTTAAGAAAGTCAGGGGCGTTTGTGTATCAAATCGCCGGAGACAATGAAGTTAAACAAGTGGCAGTAACTGTAGGTATTGGTGTCGGAGAAAGGGTTGAAGTGTTTGGTGATCTTAACCATATTTCGCCAGTTGTTGTGCGTGGCGCAGAAAGACTAAAAGATGGTCAGAAAGTACGTTTTTCTGAGCAGTTGGAAGAGCTAGCCACATTGTGA